The Plectropomus leopardus isolate mb chromosome 15, YSFRI_Pleo_2.0, whole genome shotgun sequence genome has a segment encoding these proteins:
- the LOC121954821 gene encoding uncharacterized protein LOC121954821: MADSNTVTTTVPVLLNVTGNVTGNATTPATVQVAQVISWLTFSIGLPAIGLAIYTLKNLSKGENKVPMPVIFLLVSDIVSFFSRPHVDQDMETGTVFSSNATDFIFYFGVVTNITLMLFIAQERHLLVAYPQCLGCCSSIRQSPAVTLVAWAAPFAILALAVLKYTLWFAVSLLAPFPLLLFFAVDSWRALICSRSNPKTPERRRVVWGIGAIWANYTLLYVPFILSVLLEALSFKETVAYLGLVSHLLLYLSPLVDPFLYIFMTKGLKEVLQALPCCQNRRPKGNMRPTVDTVAETVETRL; encoded by the exons ATGGCTGACAGCAACACAGTGACAACAACTGTCCCCGTCCTCCTCAACGTCACTGGCAATGTCACTGGCAATGCCACTACACCCGCCACAGTCCAGGTAGCCCAAGTGATCAGCTGGTTGACGTTCAGCATTGGTTTGCCCGCCATCGGACTGGCTATTTACACCCTCAAGAATCTGTCCAAAG GTGAGAACAAAGTCCCCATGCCTGTCATATTCCTCCTGGTCTCTGACATTGTCAGTTTCTTTAGTCGTCCCCATGTGGACCAGGACATGGAAACTGGGACCGTCTTCTCTTCCAACGCCACCGACTTCATCTTCTATTTTGGTGTCGTCACCAACATCACCCTCATGCTGTTCATAGCTCAGGAACGCCATCTCTTGGTGGCCTACCCGCAATGTCttggctgctgcagcagcatcaggCAGTCTCCTGCGGTCACCTTGGTGGCGTGGGCTGCTCCGTTTGCCATCCTGGCCCTCGCCGTGCTGAAGTACACCCTCTGGTTTGCTGTGTCTCTACTCGCTccttttcccctcctcctcttctttgcTGTGGACTCCTGGAGGGCCCTGATCTGCTCCAGATCTAACCCTAAAACcccagagaggaggagggtaGTGTGGGGGATTGGTGCGATATGGGCCAACTACACCCTCCTCTACGTCCCCTTCATCCTCAGCGTCCTCCTGGAGGCTTTGTCCTTCAAGGAGACGGTGGCATACCTTGGGCTGGTGTCTCACCTGCTGCTCTACCTCAGCCCTCTGGTGGACCCCTTCCTCTACATCTTCATGACCAAAGGGCTCAAAGAGGTGCTGCAGGCGCTGCCCTGCTGTCAAAACCGACGTCCGAAAGGGAACATGAGACCCACTGTGGATACTGTGGCTGAGACTGTGGAGACGAGGCTTTGA
- the LOC121954855 gene encoding solute carrier family 22 member 7-like, whose protein sequence is MKFENILEEINGFGPFQILLLILLCTPRIVLPCHFLLNNFIAALPPHHCDISTLNNGGLFRNLTHQQRLTVSIPVQEDGVPKSCEMFAEPQFQLLANSSDSADLPTVRCQRGWVYDNSTFTSTLATEWDLVCDRKSLRKTSSTVFFAGIMIGAIVFGFLCDKYGRRNILLASYIMSIVFGFSSAFANSYVLFAVLRFLTGFGLTGIGINSMVLCIEWVDTGHRSFISVIGSLSWAVGNMLLAAFAYLVNDWRTLIMTVTAPLGFAVLTWWWIPESARWLLVNGKVKRAHFYLDKCAKFNKRQKLSSKFKEETLSNIEILEKQDKNYTYLHLIKTPKMRKLTLLTGIMWYGISSAYYGISLNISGFGLNIHLTHFIYAAIEVPAKLMIYCLLNIIGRRKCQASMVLLTGICIAINIFLPKGLWHMRAVVAVLGKGLSEASFTIVFLYTSELYPTVLRQNGLGYTSFVSRLAASVAPLILMLEDVWTLLPQIIICSLSITSGLAALLLPETQNVRLPETIDDIEKPRGSEVSRRSVEAADVFLESKSTTDTEK, encoded by the exons ATGAAGTTTGAGAATATTCTGGAGGAAATCAACGGTTTTGGGCCTTTTCaaatcctcctcctcatcctgctGTGCACCCCGCGGATAGTTCTGCCCTGTCACTTCCTCCTAAATAACTTCATCGCTGCGCTGCCTCctcatcactgtgacatcagcaCCCTGAATAACGGAGGACTCTTCAGAAATTTAACTCACCAGCAGAGGCTGACCGTCAGCATTCCCGTACAAGAAGATGGGGTCCCAAAATCCTGCGAGATGTTTGCAGAGCCTCAGTTTCAGCTCTTAGCCAACAGCTCCGACAGCGCCGACCTGCCGACCGTCCGGTGTCAGAGAGGATGGGTTTACGACAACTCCACCTTCACGTCCACCCTGGCAACAGAG TGGGACCTTGTCTGTGATAGAAAAAGCCTGAGAAAAACCTCAAGCACAGTCTTCTTTGCTGGAATAATGATCGGTGCCATAGTTTTCGGATTCCTCTGTGATAA GTACGGGAGGAGAAACATTCTGCTGGCCTCGTACATCATGTCCATCGTGTTTGGCTTCTCCAGCGCGTTTGCAAACTCCTACGTTTTGTTCGCAGTGCTGAGATTTCTCACCGGCTTCGGACTGACCGGAATCGGCATAAATTCGATGGTTCTCT GCATTGAGTGGGTGGACACAGGTCATAGGTCGTTTATCAGCGTGATTGGCAGCCTGTCCTGGGCTGTCGGTAACATGCTGCTGGCTGCGTTTGCCTATTTGGTGAATGACTGGCGGACGCTGATCATGACGGTCACAGCTCCTCTGGGCTTTGCAGTTTTGACCTGGTG GTGGATTCCTGAGTCTGCACGCTGGCTTTTAGTCAATGGTAAAGTGAAGAGAGCCCACTTTTATCTTGACAAATGTGCCAAGttcaacaaaagacaaaaactgtcATCCAAATTTAAAGAAGAG ACACTCTCCAACATAGAAATCCTGGAAAAGCAGGACAAAAACTACACGTACCTTCACCTCATCAAGACCCCAAAGATGAGAAAGTTAACTCTTCTGACTGGGATTATGTG GTATGGCATTTCCTCAGCATATTATGGAATCAGCCTGAACATCAGTGGATTTGGTTTAAACATACACCTCACACACTTCATCTACGCGGCCATCGAAGTCCCTGCCAAGCTGATGATCTATTGCCTTCTTAACATCATTGGACGGAGGAAGTGCCAAGCCAGCATGGTGTTACTGACGGGCATCTGCATCGCCATAAACATCTTTTTACCGAAAG GTCTGTGGCACATGCGTGCTGTTGTTGCCGTTCTTGGAAAGGGCCTATCAGAGGCTTCCTTCACGATTGTCTTCCTCTACACATCAGAGCTTTACCCCACAGTGCTCAG ACAAAATGGTTTGGGCTACACCAGCTTTGTGAGTCGTCTGGCAGCGTCTGTGGCTCCGCTGATCCTGATGCTGGAGGACGTGTGGACTCTTCTTCCTCAGATCATCATCTGCTCTTTGTCCATCACCTCTGGCCTGGCGGCTCTGCTGCTTCCAGAGACGCAGAATGTGAGGCTGCCTGAGACAATAGACGACATTGAGAAGCCGAG AGGAAGTGAGGTCTCCCGTCGCTCTGTGGAGGCTGCGGATGTGTTTCTGGAATCAAAGAGcacaacagacacagaaaagtAA